The Deinococcota bacterium genome contains the following window.
CGCATCAAGCTGTTCAGGTATGGACCGCGAACCGACGCATGATTACAGGTGGTTATCCGGCAAGATGTCGCCGCCTAACTTGCGGCTGCAACTGACGCCGGGCGCTTCGCTGGCCGGCGCAGCTGAGCCGCAGATCCGTTGGGCTGACCCTGAACTGCTTTGGTTTCGAGGTTTGTGATGAATGAAAACGCTGCTGTATTGGTCATAGGTGCCAGCGGTTTTTTGGGGCGCACCATCACCAAACGACTTGCCGCTTTAAACGTAGTTATCCCCACCCACCACAGCAACAACCCATTTTCCAACTCCGTGCGCTACGACTTCTTCAGCGACAATATCCGCGATCTTTGCGATGCCTTCAAGCTTTCCGCCGCTGTCTTTGCAGCCGCCGTCGAGACAGAACCATCTGAAATTGTTCGCCCTGCAATGGAGCGCTTCGTGCGCGGTTGTCAAGATAGGCGCCTTGTCTACTTGTCGAGTGATGCGGTCTTTAGCGGGGATAGAGGGATGTACCTTGAAACCGACCAACCTGAGCCCCGCACGCTTTACGGACGCAACCTGCAACACTGTGAGCACTTGATTGCGGAGAACTGCACGAATTATTGTATTATCCGCCCCAGCTACATCTACGGCTTTGCGGATGGACAGCTTGACGGGCGCCTTGCGCGCACAAGGGCCTCCCTTCAGGCTGGTGAAAAGGTCATGCTCTTCAGGGACATGTTTAAAAGTCCTTTAGGAGTCCAGCAGGTCGCTGAGGCCGTTATCCATCTTATGTTTTCGGATTATGCGGGTACTCTCCACGTTGCGGGGGAACGACTGAGCGTCTTCGATTTTCACTTTCAAGCCATGAAAGCTCTTGGCGTAAACACAAAGGGTTTGCAGCACAACACCATACCTGAAGAGCCCGAATTTCCTAGGGATACGTCTCTGGACGCTTCACTGTGGCAGTCCCTTACCAACAAGGTGCCGCTAAGCATTGAGGAGACCTTGGTGAAGTGAAGGGGGTGAAGTGAAGGGGGTGAAGTGAAGGTGGTCCGGGCATGTCCCAGCTATCAAGATTTGCCCCTCTCTGCTACGCTACATTGCGAAACATCTAAACCGCTGCACCATTTGGTACGCACGACCGACTGGAGAGAGCGTTCATGCATAAACAGCTAACCGCAATTATCGAAAGGGAGCAGGATGGTTACGTGGCGCTCTGTCCAGAACTCGACATTGCCAGTCAGGGCGGCACGATCGAGGAGGCCCGCGAAAACTTGCGCGAAGCGCTCGAGCTGTTCTTCGAGACCGCCTCACCGGAGGAGGTTGGGGAGCGGTTTCATACGCTGCGTCAAAGCTCTACGCTTCAGTGGGGTTCCGTAATGTCTTTGACCGACTCGAGTACGTTCGTGAGGGATAACAGGTGAAGCGAGACTGTCTAAACGCCGAGCCGTTCGGTAGATAGCATCCTCGAAGTATACTTCTGCGAAAGGAGGTCCCCATGAAATATAAGATTGCGCTACGCCGTTCGGAAGAGGGCTTCAGCGTTTCTGTTCCCGGCTTACCTGGTTGTTGGTCCCAGGGTGAAACGGAAACAGAGGCGCTCGAGAACATTAGAGAGGCCATTCAGGAATACCTCTCGGTCGTCGATGAGGCGCTTCAAGACGCCGACGTGCGCGAAGTTGAAGTCGCGATTT
Protein-coding sequences here:
- a CDS encoding type II toxin-antitoxin system HicB family antitoxin, with the translated sequence MHKQLTAIIEREQDGYVALCPELDIASQGGTIEEARENLREALELFFETASPEEVGERFHTLRQSSTLQWGSVMSLTDSSTFVRDNR
- a CDS encoding sugar nucleotide-binding protein, with amino-acid sequence MNENAAVLVIGASGFLGRTITKRLAALNVVIPTHHSNNPFSNSVRYDFFSDNIRDLCDAFKLSAAVFAAAVETEPSEIVRPAMERFVRGCQDRRLVYLSSDAVFSGDRGMYLETDQPEPRTLYGRNLQHCEHLIAENCTNYCIIRPSYIYGFADGQLDGRLARTRASLQAGEKVMLFRDMFKSPLGVQQVAEAVIHLMFSDYAGTLHVAGERLSVFDFHFQAMKALGVNTKGLQHNTIPEEPEFPRDTSLDASLWQSLTNKVPLSIEETLVK
- a CDS encoding type II toxin-antitoxin system HicB family antitoxin gives rise to the protein MKYKIALRRSEEGFSVSVPGLPGCWSQGETETEALENIREAIQEYLSVVDEALQDADVREVEVAI